In Desulfurobacteriaceae bacterium, a single genomic region encodes these proteins:
- a CDS encoding tetratricopeptide repeat protein: protein MRKAIYLLATLPVLFSCVTSTTQKDKIALKPSQEVKKAQNFLYYYMVYLQEKNKGNLTKAYENLIKAVELSNYKEEFLLEAAKFSASLKKLDDAERFARKVLKVDPKNSQALKILGEISILKGNRKEAKKFLKEALEFSKDKDVYLMLSNLYI, encoded by the coding sequence ATGAGAAAAGCGATATACCTATTAGCCACTTTGCCAGTCCTATTTTCTTGTGTGACATCAACAACACAGAAAGATAAGATTGCTTTAAAACCTTCGCAAGAAGTTAAAAAAGCACAAAATTTCCTTTACTACTATATGGTTTATTTACAGGAAAAGAATAAGGGAAACTTGACCAAAGCTTATGAGAACCTTATTAAAGCGGTAGAGCTTTCTAATTACAAGGAAGAATTTCTTTTAGAAGCAGCAAAATTTTCGGCAAGTCTTAAAAAACTTGACGATGCAGAAAGGTTTGCCAGAAAGGTTTTAAAAGTAGATCCTAAAAACTCTCAAGCTTTAAAAATACTTGGGGAAATTTCTATTCTTAAAGGAAACAGAAAAGAAGCCAAAAAGTTTCTAAAAGAGGCCTTGGAGTTCTCAAAAGATAAAGATGTATACCTTATGCTTTCAAATCTTTACATAA